Below is a window of Vulpes vulpes isolate BD-2025 chromosome 14, VulVul3, whole genome shotgun sequence DNA.
AGCACCACCCTGGGCCTCTGTCCTGAGCTGCTTGGTACTAGGGGGTTCTCCCAGAGGGGGGGCCATGAGGGCAGGAGGAGCaaagggtggggagagaaaaaggCTGGGGACATGTGGGACTCACCCGGCGGCTTCATGTAGTACTGCTCGATGTCAGCCATGTCCGTGTGCAGAGCGCAGTCCAGGTAGGCCAGGACCACCTTCCGGCTGTAGTAATAGCGCAGGCCCAGCAGCCCTGCCGGCACCAGGCACGTCAGCAGCAGCGAGCGGGTCAGGGCAAAACAGAGCACtgcagggagaggtgggagaggtggCCTCAGTGAGCAGGTGGTGAAGCCCCTGGGGTCAGGGACCAGGGACACCCCCCGCAGTCGCTCCAGGCTAAAGGAGCCAGTCGGACCTGGGCGCAGAGGAAAGGCCACACCAACTATGCCCCAGCTGTCTTCCCAGTGGGAGCCATGGGTCAGCCTACcagctccttcctcttctccccagtGCCAAACTTCCTAAGGTAGGGAGTGCTATTGGGTGACCCAACGTCCCTAAGTTCTGAGCACAGCAGTGCCCCTGGAGGGCAGCAGCAACAAGCCCaggcaggctccttgaaggggtggcccctgcccaccacccATGGGGTCCCCCAGCTGTGGAAAGGTGGCTCCAGGGAGGTGGGGAGCCAAGGAGTTGCTCACACAGGCCCTCCAGGCTGTCAGCCTTGTAAAcgctgggagtgggagggggccCCTTCTTCCCAAGGCCAGGCCCTCAGGGTTATggggcagggggagtgacagaggcAAGCGGGAGATTGCTATCAGATCCATCCAGGCAGCCAGGAGGCAGAGGCGCCTGCGGTGAAAGTCACTTTCCCCGCATGACCTTGGGAGCTTGACAACCCCCAGCCTCAAGctcctcatctgtggaatgggaaCAGCCACCTTCCTGGGGCCCCGGCAAAGGCCTCCAAGCTCCTGCGGGGGCTGCCCGCCCCCCGTGGCCCCCTTGCTTTGCCTTGTCGGTGCTTACCCTCCCCCGGCACCCGGGGAGCTGGCTGTCTTCCCCTCATAAATTAGCACTTGGAGCCTCCGAGGCAGCCTCCCCCGCCCCGTGGATTATATATAGTTACACGCGCCAGGCGCGGAGCCTCGGCAGCGGGCGCTACCTGccgccaccccgcccccacccgcgaTGACCTGGGAAGGGGCCCGCAGAGGCGGGGCCCGCGCAGAAGAGGACGCAGGTGGGGACACcggccctccccccgcccgcagccccccgcccgcagccccccaccctccgccccgcTCGTTCCCACGCCCCCACCCGGCGCGCTTTGGCCGGGAGCCCGGATGCCACCGCCGGTGCCACCTCGCCCCAGGCCGCCGCAGAAAGCCGGTGGCGTGCGGGTGCGCGTCGGTGCGCGAGCAAGGGGgtcggggggaggcgggggagggggggcaagacgggccccgctcccctcccgggCTGAGTCCTGGGCAAGCAGGGGAGCGCGGCCGGGGCGAGCGAGCTGAGGGCGTCCGGTGCGTCGGTgcccggcggggcgggcgggcgcggacTGCGGCAGGCGGGGGCACTGACCGGCCAGCAGGGCGTAGAGCAGCTGCGTGCGCGGGTGCTGCCGCAGGCCTCGGAAGGCCGTGTTGGGGATGCGCTCCATGATGCCGTCGTAGAAGATGCGGCGCGCCGCCTCCTGCTCGGCCGCGCGGAACTCGCGGATGTACACGCCGCGCCCCCCCGGcgggcccgcgccccccgcgctgccgcggggctggggacccggcgcgggcgggggcgcggggggcgcggcggccggCCCGGGCGCGGCTGGCAGCGGGGGCCACATGGCGCCGGCGGCGGCGAGCAGCGCGTCCTTCTTGGCCCCCGGCAGCGCCTCATGGTCCTCGGCGGCCACGATCTTCGTCTCGCAGACCATGTCGGGAGGCCCACAATGCATGCACCCGGCCGGGCGGCGCAGCGCGGGGACGCGGGCCGGGCTGCGGGCGGGCACAGCCCGGGCCCAGGGCAAGGGCGCGGCGCCCTCGgacccgcggcggcggcggcagcggtggcggcggcagcggcggcggcggcggcggcggcggcggctcaggggcgcggggcggaggcggcgggcggccggggcgcgcGCAGGGAGCTGCGCCGCATTTTGGAGAAGTATTTATAATGCAGCGGCGCCGGTGCAGTCGCGGCGCCCGGGGTCCCGCAGGGTCCTAGCGTCCACTGCATTGGCTGCCGAGGGTCACCATGTGATCTCGGGGGTGGGAGCAAACACCGCCTCCGCGCCCGCCCGATGGCACACTTGGGCGCTGCGCGGCGGCGGGTGCGGGCGGCCAGCGGGCGTGCGCCTGGGCGGGGGCTGGCGCGGGCAGCCCGGGGCACGACGGAGCGGCAGAGCCCCGCGAGGCGACCGAGGTTCCCGGCCCGGAGGGGGTGCCTCCTGCCCGGCCCCTGCACCCCCGCGCCGCCACCCCTCCGCGGGGGCCTGGGAGCTCCCGGTCCCGGGGCCGGGCCGCTGGGGCCCGCGGCGCCGTGTCCTCCTCTTCTTCGGCCTCCGGGCGCAGTCACCGAACCATCTCCATCTCCGTCTCCCGCCCCTTTGTCTGAATGCGACGCCCGGCCTGGCGCCCCTGGGAATCTGCGCCCCGGGCCACCCGGGTTGGACGCGCGGGTATGCGGTCTGGGCGGGCTCTGATGCCCAGGTCGCCCGCAGCCCCCCGCGGCCGCGCGCAGCACGGCAACCTGCCGCTCAGACACCGAATTCCCACAGCGGGTACCGGGGGCGCTGGGCCGGTAGGACCCCtcccggcccgcccccgcccccgcccccgccgccctcctTGGCCCGCGCATGCGCTCCACGATCTCAGTGCAGGTGcgggtgagggggggggggatgttctTGCTGAGTCTTCCAGGTCCCTGCGAGCCCTGCCGACGCTGCGGGCCAGGGGCGGAGGGTGAAGGTAGGGGACAGGGAATCCCAGATCCCTCCCCTAACACTTTATGAACCCAGCTCCCTGCAGCTTGCAGTGCACCCCTTCCCCGTGATGACCCCGCGGGGCAGCCTGGACCTGAGTTCACCACATCCGCATGGTTAGAGTCGAGACCTAGAGGACCCTCAGCCCCCAGCGAGGCAGCTACGATTATCTAGAGGGGACGACCCCTCGCCAGCGTCACGCCAAGGGATCTGGGCAGAGTGAGAACTCCAGACCCAGGAGCTGAACGGTCTGGTCCGCAGCCAGACCGCCAGTGCAAGGACCGTGGTGGGAGGGGACAGCCAAAGTGGGAAGTCACCCCGCACCGTCTTTCCCAGATGCCAGGATTTGTCTGGGACCTGGCTCTTATCTTCCTGGAGAGGAATGTGAAATCATGGTGAATCTCAAAGGAGCCAACAGATGCATTCAGAAGTCCCTCCATGTGCTCCCTGAGCGCTGCCGGGAGCCCTAACCAGCCACAGTGGACCAGGCTCCAGGGCGTCCTCAGGTTGACCAGGTGGACGGCAGAAGTGTCCTGGCTAAGCCAGGCAGGTCCAGGCAGGAAGAACAGGAATGGAGAGAGGTGGCTGAAGTATCTCCAAGTGTCCAGGGGCTTCAGAGGAAGGGGAGGCATGGCTCTAGATTTGGGGAACACTCTGTTGTTCTGTGACAGAGGCCAGGAGAATGGAGAACCAGGTGGAGGATCCAGGAGCTCCTGGGCAGTGTCCTGATCTCTGACCTCTGACCCCAGACTTAGTGTGAAGAGGTCCCACTGTGCAGAGTGGCCCAGCCCCTAGAGGGTCACCGCTTCTGCTGGCTATTACCCAACCCACCTCCCCCCCAAGACTCTGAGCTCAAAGCTACCCCTCCTCTGGCCCCCAACAGTCAAGCccacgggggagggggaggacttGTGCTTCCACCAGCCTGACTTT
It encodes the following:
- the NAT8L gene encoding N-acetylaspartate synthetase, which codes for MHCGPPDMVCETKIVAAEDHEALPGAKKDALLAAAGAMWPPLPAAPGPAAAPPAPPPAPGPQPRGSAGGAGPPGGRGVYIREFRAAEQEAARRIFYDGIMERIPNTAFRGLRQHPRTQLLYALLAVLCFALTRSLLLTCLVPAGLLGLRYYYSRKVVLAYLDCALHTDMADIEQYYMKPPGSCFWVAVLDGNVVGIVAARAHEADNTVELLRMSVDSRFRGKGIAKALGRKVLEFALVHNYSAVVLGTTAVKVAAHKLYESLGFRHMGSSDHYVLPGMTLSLAERLFFQVRYHRYRLQLREE